One window from the genome of Synergistetes bacterium HGW-Synergistetes-1 encodes:
- a CDS encoding deoxyguanosinetriphosphate triphosphohydrolase — MNTRVRWEEIEKHILSPFAALSSESKGRAKKEEPCSVRTCFQRDRDRIIHSKSFRRLKYKTQVLLLPEGDHYRTRLTHTLEVSQIARTIARALMLNEDLTEAIALGHDLGHTPFGHMGEKVLDSLAKDHGLGGFHHAVQSLRVVDCLEKDGRGLNLTWEVRMGIIQHSKGQVDVHSGFDLTEPSTLEAWVVRISDSVAYLNHDLDDALRAQIVGFSDIPGSVVDKMGTTHAERINSLIMDIIENSIDSKPTFSPSMLMSIETLRGFLYSSVYRHANAQIEDSRVEHVLTALFKYRMEKCKDDPQGAVDFISGMTDRFALQLFQDIYVPSPWPKGRTQ, encoded by the coding sequence TTGAACACCCGCGTTCGCTGGGAAGAAATTGAAAAACATATACTCTCTCCTTTCGCAGCTCTTTCTTCAGAAAGCAAAGGCAGGGCAAAAAAGGAGGAGCCATGTTCGGTAAGGACATGCTTCCAAAGAGACCGTGACAGGATAATACACAGCAAGTCGTTCAGGAGGCTCAAATACAAAACGCAGGTCCTTCTCCTACCTGAAGGAGACCACTACAGGACCAGACTTACACACACGCTTGAGGTCTCCCAGATCGCCAGGACTATAGCCAGGGCCCTCATGCTCAATGAGGACCTTACGGAAGCTATCGCTTTGGGTCATGACCTTGGCCATACACCATTTGGACACATGGGGGAAAAAGTCCTCGATTCCCTTGCCAAAGACCATGGACTTGGCGGTTTCCACCATGCTGTCCAGAGCCTGAGAGTGGTCGACTGCCTGGAAAAAGATGGAAGGGGACTGAACCTTACCTGGGAGGTAAGGATGGGGATAATACAGCATTCAAAAGGGCAGGTGGATGTCCATTCAGGATTTGACCTAACCGAACCTTCGACACTTGAAGCCTGGGTCGTTAGGATATCAGACTCTGTCGCCTACCTGAACCATGACCTGGATGACGCGCTAAGGGCTCAAATAGTTGGGTTCTCAGACATACCCGGAAGTGTCGTTGATAAAATGGGAACGACTCACGCCGAGAGGATCAACTCACTGATAATGGACATTATTGAGAACAGTATCGACAGCAAGCCGACATTCAGCCCATCAATGCTTATGTCAATAGAGACGCTGCGGGGGTTTCTATACAGCAGTGTTTACAGGCATGCGAACGCACAGATAGAGGATTCCAGGGTAGAGCATGTACTTACGGCACTTTTTAAATACCGCATGGAAAAATGCAAAGACGACCCACAGG